A single Phycisphaerae bacterium DNA region contains:
- a CDS encoding mechanosensitive ion channel has protein sequence MISAIPRSAFLHVTLFALFLTPASLSGQSEPSSQPAPTTSGPAAEVPKADEIQARIKQIQEQTDLADEVKATVIEQYNQAMADLSRAAEWNARIADFEKQRSNAKGTAAELMELTSRPIPEPQLDVAPNATLQDLEKQLAQAQADLKAERDRLAAMDAELKARPERIKSIPDQIARARKELDELSNALAGPPPSEEPPEVAAARRIARLARARALDRELAGLKADLDRTDFLVSLRDWTQREVAGKEKLSNAWENLINERRRAEVEEAAVAAKEVEKEAEKSHPIVAALAKEIADIVKERGELAGKLEQVRTRTDDVTSQLKQVRDRAMEISKKVQAAGLNPQLAMVLRRYREQLPNVRDLRRRLAERREELARVEARAIELRDLRESSGDLEVLINERVSSLDPRSQKPQRVAIKRELRELFKSYFKNVADLEKDYDAYFNRIGGVGGLVDQQQELVDQTESFASFINERILWIRSSTPPEYKDIERLADAFAWLTNPANWAAAWNSTLDVLRENPVESAIGLILFTALVLVQPRIRRTIREKGETVSKSYAHALTPTIESFLLTLFAALPWPMALWVTGSVMGSPYDVSDFVRSVARGLQVLAVPFFAIELLRQTCRQSGLADAHYHWPARVLRLIRQSCGWLIILGAPAAFVSASIDWTQKEPWIRSLGRLAFDFGGVVLFIFLWRVLHPHKGVLRETAIMQKPGWRNRLSQFAFYAMALTPLILVALSLVGYHYTAVEILIKFNRMIGLIIALVLLYGLGLRWLLISRRRLAIEQARQRRAALEAQQITDPETASDAGEAPPKAEDTKETDDIDLTSLNEQTQAILRGAVIISFIVGFWLVWVDVIPALRIFDRVQLWSTTVSHSEPIEIDGQKRPGPTVQTVEWITLTDLGLAVFCLLATVAAARNLPGLLEIGIMRRTGLGPGERYAISTVSRYIITFLGLLIATNAIGIGWAQVQWLAAAMTVGLGFGLQEIFANFVSGLIILFERPIRVGDIVTVSGVDGRVTRIQMRATTIMNWDRKELIIPNKEFVTGQVINWTLSDEVMRIVINVGIAYGSDVRLARDLMMKVVTDNRRVMTDPGPRVIFSGFGASSLDMQLRCFVASVDDLVDVRDELHYQIDDAFRKAGIEIAFPQLDLHLRDVPATLESAALKAD, from the coding sequence ATGATCAGTGCGATTCCCCGTAGTGCATTTCTGCATGTCACACTCTTCGCACTGTTCCTCACCCCCGCGTCACTCTCCGGCCAATCCGAGCCCTCATCCCAGCCCGCGCCCACGACCTCCGGTCCCGCGGCGGAAGTTCCGAAGGCTGATGAGATCCAGGCGCGCATCAAACAGATTCAGGAGCAGACGGATCTCGCGGATGAAGTGAAGGCGACCGTCATCGAGCAGTACAACCAGGCGATGGCCGATCTGTCACGCGCCGCGGAATGGAACGCGCGAATTGCCGATTTCGAGAAGCAGCGCTCGAACGCCAAAGGCACTGCGGCCGAACTGATGGAGTTGACCTCCCGGCCGATTCCGGAGCCGCAGCTTGACGTCGCCCCGAACGCGACCCTCCAGGACCTTGAAAAACAACTGGCGCAGGCACAAGCCGATCTGAAAGCCGAGCGCGATCGCCTGGCCGCCATGGATGCGGAATTGAAGGCCCGCCCGGAACGGATAAAGTCAATCCCGGACCAGATCGCGCGAGCGAGAAAGGAACTGGACGAGCTGTCCAATGCGTTGGCCGGTCCCCCACCGTCCGAAGAGCCGCCCGAAGTCGCGGCAGCGCGGCGTATCGCACGGCTGGCCCGGGCGCGAGCGCTCGATCGCGAGCTTGCGGGACTCAAGGCTGATCTGGATCGCACGGACTTCCTCGTGTCCCTTCGTGACTGGACACAGCGCGAGGTCGCCGGCAAAGAGAAGTTATCCAACGCATGGGAAAACCTGATTAATGAGCGTCGCCGCGCCGAGGTGGAAGAGGCGGCGGTGGCGGCAAAGGAGGTCGAAAAAGAAGCCGAAAAATCCCATCCGATTGTCGCTGCGCTCGCCAAGGAGATCGCGGACATCGTCAAGGAGCGCGGCGAACTTGCCGGAAAGCTGGAACAGGTTCGCACGCGAACGGATGACGTGACCTCGCAGCTCAAGCAGGTTCGCGATCGAGCGATGGAAATCTCAAAGAAAGTGCAGGCAGCGGGCCTGAATCCGCAACTCGCGATGGTGCTCAGGCGCTACCGGGAGCAACTCCCGAACGTGCGCGATCTGCGCCGACGGCTGGCCGAACGCCGCGAGGAACTGGCGCGGGTGGAAGCGCGCGCGATCGAGCTGCGCGACCTGCGCGAGTCATCGGGCGACCTGGAAGTGCTGATCAATGAACGCGTCTCCTCACTGGATCCACGATCTCAGAAGCCCCAACGCGTGGCGATCAAGCGAGAGCTTCGCGAACTCTTCAAATCGTACTTCAAAAATGTTGCCGACCTGGAGAAAGACTACGATGCTTACTTCAACCGGATCGGCGGCGTCGGCGGACTCGTTGATCAGCAGCAGGAACTCGTCGATCAGACGGAGTCCTTCGCGAGCTTCATCAATGAACGCATTCTCTGGATTCGAAGCAGCACGCCGCCCGAGTACAAGGACATCGAACGGCTCGCCGATGCGTTCGCCTGGCTGACCAACCCGGCGAATTGGGCCGCCGCATGGAATAGCACGCTCGATGTGCTCCGGGAGAATCCGGTCGAGTCCGCCATCGGACTGATCCTGTTCACAGCGCTGGTTCTTGTTCAACCGCGCATACGGCGCACGATCCGCGAAAAAGGCGAAACCGTCTCCAAGAGCTACGCCCACGCCCTGACGCCAACGATTGAATCTTTTCTGTTGACCCTGTTCGCCGCGTTACCCTGGCCGATGGCGCTCTGGGTGACCGGTTCGGTCATGGGCTCGCCGTACGATGTGAGTGATTTTGTAAGGTCGGTGGCTCGCGGTCTTCAGGTGCTGGCGGTTCCGTTTTTCGCGATCGAACTGCTTCGCCAGACCTGTCGGCAGAGCGGACTGGCCGACGCACATTATCACTGGCCCGCGCGCGTCCTGCGACTCATCAGACAGTCATGCGGGTGGCTGATTATCCTCGGCGCGCCGGCTGCGTTCGTTTCGGCATCAATCGATTGGACTCAGAAGGAGCCGTGGATCCGATCCCTCGGTCGATTGGCCTTCGACTTCGGCGGAGTGGTTCTCTTCATATTCCTCTGGCGGGTCCTCCATCCGCACAAGGGCGTCTTGCGCGAAACGGCGATCATGCAAAAGCCGGGATGGCGGAACCGACTCAGCCAGTTTGCCTTTTATGCGATGGCATTGACACCGCTGATCCTCGTCGCGCTCTCACTGGTTGGCTATCACTACACGGCCGTCGAAATCCTGATCAAGTTCAATCGAATGATCGGACTGATTATCGCCCTCGTCCTTCTCTACGGCCTGGGACTTCGCTGGTTGCTGATCTCACGACGACGCCTTGCGATCGAACAGGCACGCCAGCGGCGTGCCGCGCTCGAGGCACAGCAGATCACCGATCCGGAAACCGCTTCCGACGCGGGCGAAGCGCCGCCGAAGGCCGAAGACACCAAGGAAACGGATGACATCGACCTCACAAGCCTGAACGAACAGACACAGGCGATACTGCGGGGCGCGGTGATCATCAGCTTCATCGTCGGCTTCTGGCTGGTGTGGGTGGACGTGATTCCAGCCCTGCGCATCTTCGATCGCGTGCAGCTCTGGAGCACGACCGTGTCACACAGCGAACCGATCGAAATCGACGGACAGAAACGCCCTGGACCCACCGTCCAGACCGTGGAGTGGATCACGCTGACGGACCTGGGCCTCGCCGTGTTCTGCCTCCTGGCGACCGTGGCGGCCGCTCGGAATCTGCCCGGGCTGCTTGAAATCGGCATCATGCGGCGCACTGGTCTCGGGCCGGGTGAACGCTACGCAATCTCAACAGTCAGCAGGTACATCATCACCTTCCTCGGCCTGCTCATCGCGACCAATGCAATCGGCATCGGCTGGGCGCAGGTACAGTGGCTCGCCGCTGCAATGACGGTCGGCTTGGGATTCGGCCTGCAGGAGATCTTCGCGAACTTCGTGTCCGGCCTGATTATTCTCTTTGAACGACCGATTCGCGTCGGAGACATCGTTACGGTTTCCGGTGTGGACGGCCGCGTGACGCGAATTCAAATGCGTGCAACGACGATCATGAATTGGGATCGGAAGGAGTTGATCATCCCAAACAAGGAATTCGTGACGGGACAGGTGATCAACTGGACGTTGAGCGACGAAGTCATGCGAATCGTCATCAACGTCGGCATCGCATACGGTTCCGATGTGCGGCTTGCCCGGGATCTGATGATGAAAGTCGTGACGGATAATCGCCGTGTCATGACCGATCCGGGGCCCCGCGTCATATTCTCCGGCTTCGGCGCCAGTTCCCTCGACATGCAGTTGCGATGTTTCGTCGCGAGCGTGGACGATCTTGTCGACGTGCGGGATGAATTGCACTACCAGATCGATGATGCTTTCCGGAAAGCCGGAATCGAGATTGCCTTCCCGCAACTCGATCTGCACCTGCGTGATGTGCCCGCAACCCTCGAATCCGCCGCCCTCAAGGCCGACTGA
- a CDS encoding fibro-slime domain-containing protein has product MIRITCACMIAIVLQSFAHVSTASAHEIKLTGTVRDFKDSHPDFQTTIAIDTNYVANTLGVDGKPVYIGGAGTATTSGAANYNQWYNDVPGINMAAPIDLILTNNQVAPGGIYSFSDTTFFPIDNQLFGNQGRAHNYHFTMELHTEFVYEPGLNFNVTADDDLIIFINGQKVLDLGGIHAPLSASYQVDDLGLTPGQTYSFDLFFAERHTTQSTLEFCTNIQFVPEPATIVLATFGALAAARRRLGF; this is encoded by the coding sequence GTGATTCGAATTACCTGCGCCTGCATGATCGCGATTGTTCTGCAATCGTTCGCCCATGTTTCGACCGCCTCCGCACATGAGATCAAGTTGACGGGGACGGTCCGAGACTTCAAGGATTCCCATCCGGACTTTCAGACCACGATTGCAATCGACACGAACTATGTTGCCAACACGCTCGGAGTGGACGGCAAGCCTGTCTACATCGGCGGCGCGGGGACGGCAACAACCAGCGGCGCGGCGAACTACAACCAGTGGTACAACGACGTGCCCGGCATCAACATGGCTGCGCCGATCGACCTGATCCTCACGAACAATCAGGTCGCGCCCGGCGGCATCTACAGCTTCTCGGACACGACGTTCTTCCCGATCGACAATCAGCTCTTCGGGAATCAGGGGCGCGCGCACAACTATCACTTTACGATGGAGCTGCACACGGAATTCGTCTATGAGCCCGGCCTGAACTTCAACGTCACGGCGGATGATGACCTGATCATCTTCATCAACGGTCAGAAGGTGCTGGACCTCGGTGGCATTCATGCCCCGCTTTCGGCGAGCTACCAGGTGGATGACCTGGGTTTGACACCTGGACAGACCTACAGCTTCGACCTCTTTTTCGCCGAGCGGCACACGACACAGTCGACTCTGGAGTTCTGCACGAACATTCAGTTCGTGCCCGAACCCGCGACGATCGTGCTCGCCACGTTTGGCGCGCTGGCTGCCGCTCGCCGGCGGCTCGGCTTCTGA
- a CDS encoding RidA family protein, whose translation MATRKTATRRGFLRTSGCAATAMIGGAVVAEAAGTTEPAPQVRPAKRKVISGSPSQAYSRAVRLGDLVFVAGCVGVDREGKIHASFETQAEQTLLNLKESIERSGSTLTNVLKCTCFLKEYEDFQTFNKVYLKFFPKDPPARSTVVVKDFVVAGAKLEVDCVCCID comes from the coding sequence ATGGCGACGCGAAAGACCGCAACTCGGCGTGGTTTTCTGAGGACATCGGGTTGCGCCGCGACGGCGATGATCGGGGGGGCGGTCGTGGCGGAGGCGGCGGGAACGACGGAACCGGCGCCGCAAGTCAGGCCCGCCAAACGCAAGGTCATTTCGGGCAGTCCGAGTCAGGCTTATTCCCGTGCGGTTCGTCTTGGCGATCTCGTCTTTGTCGCCGGTTGCGTTGGCGTGGATCGGGAAGGAAAGATCCATGCTTCATTTGAGACGCAGGCCGAGCAGACGCTTTTGAATCTCAAGGAATCCATCGAGCGCAGCGGTTCAACATTGACGAATGTGCTGAAGTGCACCTGTTTTCTGAAGGAATACGAGGACTTCCAGACCTTCAACAAGGTGTACCTCAAGTTCTTTCCCAAGGACCCACCCGCGCGGTCGACGGTGGTCGTCAAGGATTTTGTCGTGGCTGGTGCGAAACTTGAAGTGGACTGTGTGTGCTGCATCGACTGA
- a CDS encoding AAA family ATPase: MRIVAIANQKGGCGKTTVAINLAACLAREGQRTLVVDLDPQGHCALGLAVPEESIEISVASILSADPEIEKPDLSRVIWQISTNFDLIPSRVDLAALERGLAHVQNRERRLRVALSTVQHKYDFAILDTPPTIGFLTESALFAADEVIVPVDTGYFSLHGLAKQLETIRQIRTAWQKQLTLRILANHYDVRTKLAREILAELRKRHGDAMFTTFINFNTKLKESASLGQPITEYDPSSSGCKDFVRFARELIAIKPTAAVAESFAAPTLQVESPARPAVVARTPEEQSLLARADALAADAGRLLATSQTLIGSHRRPTELSPASSMNEAATRMPVEAAIRSHTGSVVAVMERSHAETARKIERIYGPQPVDDGVVFLARANGAQRMQIAGDFNDWNPGRTPMMRVDDETFQVKLPLQPGRYSYRFVVDGHWRNDPANHRTEMNPFGELNNVVEVR, encoded by the coding sequence ATGAGAATCGTCGCCATCGCGAATCAGAAGGGCGGGTGCGGCAAGACGACCGTCGCCATCAATCTTGCGGCGTGCCTGGCCCGCGAGGGTCAGCGAACCCTTGTTGTGGATCTTGACCCGCAGGGCCACTGCGCCCTGGGCTTGGCGGTGCCGGAGGAATCGATTGAGATCAGCGTTGCATCGATTCTTTCGGCTGATCCGGAGATTGAGAAGCCCGATCTGTCGCGGGTCATCTGGCAGATCTCGACCAACTTCGACCTGATTCCGTCACGGGTCGATCTGGCTGCGCTCGAGCGGGGGCTGGCCCATGTTCAGAACCGGGAACGGCGACTGCGCGTGGCGCTGTCCACCGTTCAGCACAAGTATGATTTCGCGATCCTCGATACACCGCCGACGATCGGCTTTCTCACGGAGAGCGCTCTGTTCGCGGCCGATGAAGTGATCGTGCCCGTGGATACAGGGTATTTCTCGCTTCATGGGCTTGCGAAGCAGTTGGAGACCATTCGCCAGATTCGCACGGCCTGGCAGAAGCAATTGACGCTGAGAATTCTCGCGAACCACTATGATGTTCGCACGAAGCTGGCCCGTGAAATTCTCGCCGAGCTGCGCAAGCGTCACGGTGATGCGATGTTCACGACCTTCATCAATTTTAATACGAAGCTGAAGGAAAGCGCCAGCCTGGGCCAGCCCATCACTGAATACGATCCGTCGAGCAGCGGCTGCAAGGACTTTGTCCGCTTCGCGCGCGAGCTGATCGCGATCAAGCCGACAGCCGCCGTGGCGGAGTCGTTCGCGGCACCGACGCTTCAGGTTGAATCGCCGGCGCGACCGGCCGTGGTTGCCCGTACGCCCGAGGAGCAGAGTCTGCTGGCGCGTGCTGACGCCCTGGCGGCTGATGCCGGTCGGCTGTTAGCAACTTCTCAGACGCTGATTGGTTCGCACCGCCGGCCGACTGAGTTGTCTCCCGCGAGTTCGATGAATGAAGCAGCAACCCGGATGCCTGTTGAGGCAGCGATTCGAAGTCACACCGGCTCGGTCGTCGCGGTCATGGAACGATCGCACGCCGAGACCGCACGAAAAATCGAGCGCATCTACGGGCCGCAGCCGGTTGACGACGGCGTGGTATTTCTCGCGCGTGCCAACGGTGCGCAGCGCATGCAGATCGCCGGCGACTTCAACGACTGGAACCCCGGGAGAACGCCGATGATGCGAGTTGATGACGAGACCTTCCAGGTGAAGCTGCCGCTTCAGCCCGGACGATACAGCTATCGCTTTGTCGTAGACGGTCACTGGCGCAACGATCCCGCGAATCATCGCACTGAGATGAACCCGTTCGGCGAGTTGAACAACGTTGTCGAGGTGAGATAG
- a CDS encoding bifunctional heptose 7-phosphate kinase/heptose 1-phosphate adenyltransferase, translating to MWQRLCELLEDPKDRHILVIGDFMIDHYLYGDAERISPEAPVPVLRVIDREDALGGAGSVAADITALGARAHCVGMVGEPPDSERLSDMLTASGADASGLVRVPGRKTTLKSRLVGLAQHKHRQQLIRIDEESTEPISETTIRRLIEQVERHLPACSVVCIEDYNKGVVSESLSREVIGLARKRGVPVLVDPAGLGSYSRYAGAYAITPNRSETERLIGVRLRSMDAVESAARQILAACHTEYACVTLDAEGIAIIGPDGQFEHIPTKKRDVYDVTGAGDEVLAAMAVALAAGGTLREAAALANIAGGLEVEKFGCVPITRDEVLGELLMEHHQELGKIRTLGQLTPELARRRSRGQRIVFTNGCFDLVHAGHVATFALCREQGDIVIVGINSDASVRRLDKGSSRPIVPEAGRAAVVAAMENVDFVVQFDDDTPQRLIEAIQPDVLVKGRDWEGKPIAGQDVVESRGGRVVLAPLVEGVSTTQIIKRIQQGD from the coding sequence ATGTGGCAAAGGCTATGCGAGCTGTTGGAGGACCCGAAGGACCGGCACATTCTGGTCATCGGAGACTTCATGATCGACCACTACCTCTACGGCGATGCCGAACGCATCAGTCCGGAAGCGCCGGTTCCGGTTCTCCGGGTAATTGACCGGGAGGATGCACTCGGCGGCGCGGGCTCAGTGGCAGCCGATATCACCGCGCTTGGCGCAAGGGCACACTGCGTCGGCATGGTCGGTGAACCGCCCGATTCCGAACGACTCTCCGACATGCTCACCGCCAGCGGAGCGGACGCATCCGGACTCGTGAGGGTGCCGGGGCGCAAAACAACCCTGAAATCCCGGCTCGTCGGCCTTGCCCAGCACAAACATCGTCAGCAGCTGATTCGCATCGACGAGGAATCCACCGAACCGATCAGCGAAACGACCATTCGCAGACTGATCGAACAGGTCGAAAGGCATCTGCCGGCCTGCTCCGTGGTCTGCATCGAGGACTACAACAAGGGTGTCGTATCAGAGTCACTCTCACGCGAAGTGATCGGCCTGGCGCGAAAACGCGGCGTGCCCGTACTCGTCGATCCGGCCGGCCTCGGAAGCTACAGTCGATACGCCGGCGCCTACGCGATCACCCCCAATCGCTCCGAAACCGAGCGACTGATCGGCGTTCGCCTGCGCAGCATGGACGCGGTCGAATCGGCCGCACGGCAGATCCTCGCCGCCTGCCACACCGAATATGCCTGCGTTACGCTCGACGCCGAAGGCATCGCGATCATCGGGCCTGATGGCCAGTTCGAACACATCCCGACAAAAAAGCGGGATGTATACGACGTCACCGGCGCGGGTGACGAAGTCCTGGCAGCCATGGCCGTCGCACTTGCCGCGGGCGGCACCCTCCGCGAAGCGGCGGCACTCGCGAACATCGCGGGCGGCCTCGAGGTGGAAAAATTCGGGTGCGTGCCGATCACCCGGGACGAGGTCCTTGGCGAATTGCTGATGGAGCATCATCAGGAGTTGGGCAAAATTCGAACGCTTGGTCAATTGACGCCCGAATTGGCGCGACGGCGATCACGCGGGCAGCGAATCGTCTTCACCAACGGCTGCTTCGACCTGGTTCACGCCGGACATGTCGCCACCTTCGCCCTCTGTCGCGAACAGGGCGATATCGTCATCGTCGGGATCAACTCCGACGCATCCGTCCGCAGGCTCGACAAGGGATCGAGTCGACCGATCGTTCCCGAGGCAGGACGTGCCGCCGTCGTGGCAGCTATGGAAAACGTCGATTTTGTCGTCCAGTTTGATGACGACACGCCCCAGCGACTGATCGAGGCGATCCAGCCCGATGTACTCGTCAAAGGACGCGACTGGGAAGGCAAGCCGATCGCCGGGCAG